The segment CATAATTTTTGCAAAAAACCTGTTGGTAAGCCCGTTTAGCCTTCAAAAAAGGGGTAATTTAATTGGCCGGATTATTGTCGAGGATAGACAGACAACGCTTACTTTACGCTATCAAATAGCGGACACTTTTGCGATTGTCTATAACCTGTAAGTCATGAAGTTATCCATTCTGATCCTTCTTCTGCCGGTGTTGTTCTCCAATGCACAAACGATTGGGAATTTTACCTTGACAAACGTAACCGATAATAACAAGATTTCGCTTTCTTCGTACAACACCTCACCTGCTGTGATTATAATTTTTACCAGCAATACATGCCCTTTCGATCGGCACTATGCCGATCGGATTCAAAAACTTGCCGACAATTATGCGGGAAAAATTCCGGTACTTCTTGTAAACTCATTTACTGATGATGAAGAGTCTGTAGAGGCGATGAGGACCCATGCACAACAGCAAAAATTTACAATACCTTACCTGGCCGACAAAGACCAAAAGGTACTGATTCAATTCAATGCACGAAAAAGCCCCGAAGCATTTTTACTTAAGTCAACAGCAGGGAAATTTACGGTTGCCTACCGGGGCGCCATAGATGACAATGCCCAATCCGCTGAAGACGTCTTTCAATTCTACTTGAAAGATGCATTGGAACGAATGTTGGCCGGGCAGAAAGTTGAAACTACTGAAACACGGCCTGTAGGCTGTAATATCCGCAGAAACTAAACACCCAGGTCGGCACCATCAGCAATGATGAGCAGCAACTCTTTTACCTCTTCGGCCTTTTCATGCTCGCCCATTTTATCGAATGACATAATCAGGTTTCGGAACACCCTACGGATAATTTCGAGGTTTGAGCAGGGTTCAAAAAACGAAGGCTGGGGTGTGAGTCGCAATTCGTGGATATAGTTTTCGATATCCTGCCTTGAAAAAATAAGGCCTTTGTTAAAGGCATTGATATAAAAAGAATTTTTACCCTCCTGGTAGATGAGCACAAACAAGTTGGGAAGATTTACGCCATACACCGGCAATTTCAATTTTTGTGCAACCAGCATGTAAATCACACACAACGAAATCGGGTTTCCCCTGCGCGTTTCCAATACCACGTTTATCATGGAGTTACCAGGCGAATGGAAATTTTTTGTGTTGGCTGAAAATTTCAGTTTGTTGAACAACACACTGTTCAGCACCTTCACCTGATCGAACGGGTAAAGGTCGGGTTTAAATTCCAACCAGGCTTCGTAGTACAATTGCTCAAGGTCTTGCTTTAACTTTTCCAATTCCAGGTCAGGATATTGGTAGGTCGCAATCAGCCACAATCCGGTAAGTAAATCCTGATCCTCGCTGGCATACCATTCTTTTACCCGTTGCTTGATCAACGCATACTGCAAATCGTGAATTAACCCTTCAATTTTCTGCTGTACCTGGGGATTGAAACTGCTCTCCCATTGCTGTTCGAGGTAGGGGATTATTTCTTTACCTAAAGAACGGATTTTATCGGTTACGTGAGAGACTACTTGTTCATCCTCATCATCCAATAACGAAACCAGTGCCTTAAGTTCTTTATCTGACATCATGTTTGAATAACCCCAACATTAAAATGTTCAACCGGGGCATGGTTGGCTGCTGCTATGCCCATGGAAATTACTTTTCGTGTTTCCAGCGGGTCGATTACCCCATCGACCCACAGGCGTGAAGCCGCATAATAAGGACTGAGTTGTTCGTTATACCGGTCAGTAATTTCCTTTAACAATGTGTCCTCTTCTTCTTTTGAGATGGCTTTACCTT is part of the Cyclobacteriaceae bacterium genome and harbors:
- a CDS encoding redoxin domain-containing protein is translated as MKLSILILLLPVLFSNAQTIGNFTLTNVTDNNKISLSSYNTSPAVIIIFTSNTCPFDRHYADRIQKLADNYAGKIPVLLVNSFTDDEESVEAMRTHAQQQKFTIPYLADKDQKVLIQFNARKSPEAFLLKSTAGKFTVAYRGAIDDNAQSAEDVFQFYLKDALERMLAGQKVETTETRPVGCNIRRN
- a CDS encoding transglutaminase family protein is translated as MSDKELKALVSLLDDEDEQVVSHVTDKIRSLGKEIIPYLEQQWESSFNPQVQQKIEGLIHDLQYALIKQRVKEWYASEDQDLLTGLWLIATYQYPDLELEKLKQDLEQLYYEAWLEFKPDLYPFDQVKVLNSVLFNKLKFSANTKNFHSPGNSMINVVLETRRGNPISLCVIYMLVAQKLKLPVYGVNLPNLFVLIYQEGKNSFYINAFNKGLIFSRQDIENYIHELRLTPQPSFFEPCSNLEIIRRVFRNLIMSFDKMGEHEKAEEVKELLLIIADGADLGV